A portion of the Hoylesella buccalis ATCC 35310 genome contains these proteins:
- a CDS encoding beta-N-acetylhexosaminidase encodes MKPKKIVLALFLSALSFQSATASSVADYKVVPMPREITATAKKDFMLTAATPIVYPEGNADLKRNAEFLAQYIREVTGIQVSTTTSKSKNAITLSLNKKITEDEGYVITVTNKGITVTGKTPNGIFYGIQTLRKSLPTQKDADQITFPGVVIKDAPRFGYRGGMLDCGRHFFPLDFVKKYIDLLALHNMNVFHWHLSEDQGWRIEIKKYPRLTEVGSVRSETVIGHNSAVYDGVPYGGFYTQDQAREIVKYAADRYITVIPEIDMPGHMLAALASYPELGCTGGPYKVSTSWGIFDDVLCLGNEKTYQFCQDVLGELIDIFPSKLINIGGDESPRVRWEKCPKCQKVMKDHNLPVKKLQGYFTNRIEKFVNSKGRSIIGWDEILDGDINQSATVMSWRGVAPGIKAAKRGHDVVMSPTTYAYFDYYQTDKRASEPLLIGGNLPIEKTYSFDPLPDTLSVDVRNHIIGVQANLWTEYIAYPNLAEYQLLPRLAAISEIQWSDKKKDFPEFKERLTRFVRFYDLYDYVYAKHLWKK; translated from the coding sequence ATGAAACCAAAAAAAATAGTATTAGCTTTATTTTTAAGTGCGCTGTCCTTTCAATCTGCGACAGCTAGTTCAGTAGCCGATTACAAAGTAGTTCCTATGCCGAGGGAGATTACCGCAACGGCTAAAAAGGATTTTATGTTGACCGCTGCCACTCCCATCGTTTATCCAGAGGGAAATGCAGATTTGAAGCGTAATGCCGAATTCCTGGCACAGTATATTCGCGAGGTCACTGGCATTCAGGTGTCAACTACCACGAGTAAATCTAAAAATGCCATCACCCTGTCATTAAACAAGAAAATTACGGAGGACGAGGGGTATGTCATTACAGTGACAAACAAAGGAATTACTGTTACAGGAAAGACACCTAATGGAATTTTCTATGGAATACAAACCCTGCGCAAGTCGTTGCCCACACAGAAAGACGCAGATCAAATCACTTTTCCGGGCGTTGTAATTAAAGATGCGCCTCGCTTTGGTTATCGGGGAGGCATGCTCGACTGTGGCCGTCATTTCTTCCCACTGGATTTTGTCAAGAAATACATAGATTTGTTGGCGCTTCACAACATGAATGTCTTCCACTGGCATCTGAGTGAAGACCAGGGTTGGCGTATAGAAATCAAGAAATATCCTAGGCTGACAGAAGTTGGATCAGTACGTTCTGAAACGGTCATTGGACATAATTCTGCTGTCTATGATGGCGTGCCTTATGGTGGTTTTTATACACAAGACCAAGCTCGTGAAATCGTTAAATATGCTGCGGACAGATATATTACGGTGATTCCAGAAATCGATATGCCCGGCCACATGCTTGCTGCGCTGGCATCTTATCCTGAACTGGGATGTACAGGTGGACCTTATAAAGTGTCAACGTCATGGGGCATTTTCGATGATGTGCTGTGTTTGGGTAACGAAAAGACCTATCAGTTCTGTCAGGATGTGCTGGGTGAGCTCATCGATATCTTCCCCTCTAAGTTGATTAACATAGGTGGTGACGAATCTCCACGTGTGCGTTGGGAGAAATGTCCCAAGTGTCAGAAGGTTATGAAAGACCACAATCTACCGGTGAAAAAGCTGCAAGGATATTTCACTAACCGCATAGAAAAGTTTGTCAACAGCAAAGGCAGAAGCATCATTGGATGGGACGAAATCCTGGACGGTGACATCAATCAGAGCGCTACCGTCATGAGTTGGCGTGGAGTAGCTCCTGGTATTAAAGCTGCCAAGAGAGGTCATGATGTTGTGATGTCACCAACCACCTATGCTTATTTTGACTATTATCAGACAGATAAACGGGCTTCGGAACCGCTTTTGATTGGAGGGAATCTCCCCATCGAAAAGACTTACAGCTTTGACCCCTTGCCAGACACCCTGTCGGTTGACGTGCGTAACCATATCATTGGTGTTCAAGCCAATCTGTGGACAGAGTACATCGCCTATCCTAATTTAGCAGAATATCAGTTGCTTCCACGCCTTGCTGCCATTTCTGAAATCCAATGGTCAGATAAGAAGAAAGATTTTCCGGAGTTTAAAGAGCGTCTTACAAGGTTCGTTAGATTCTATGACCTCTATGACTATGTATATGCAAAGCACCTTTGGAAGAAATAA
- the hflX gene encoding GTPase HflX, whose translation MKEFVISEAKAETAILVGLITQDQNEEKTNEYLDELEFLADTAGAVTVKRFTQKLGGPNMVSYVGKGKLEEIKQYIENEKENDRPVGMVIFDDELSAKQIRNIEKELQVKILDRTSLILDIFAMRAQTANAKTQVELAQYRYMLPRLQRLWTHLERQGGGSGSGGGKGSVGLRGPGETQLEMDRRIILQRITLLKQRLIEIDKQKTTQRKNRGRLIRVALVGYTNVGKSTLMNLLSKSEVFAENKLFATLDTTVRKVVIENLPFLLADTVGFIRKLPTDLVDSFKSTLDEVREADLLLHVVDISHPDFEEQIRVVDNTLKELDAADKPTMIVFNKIDQYRWVEKAPDDLTPPTPENLSLEDLKRTWMAKLNENCVFISAKQKQNIDEFRETLYKAVRQLHVQKYPYNDFLYPTD comes from the coding sequence ATGAAAGAATTTGTCATATCAGAAGCAAAAGCCGAAACAGCCATACTCGTAGGTCTCATCACACAGGATCAGAACGAGGAGAAGACCAATGAATATCTGGATGAGTTGGAATTTCTGGCAGACACCGCAGGCGCAGTTACCGTCAAAAGATTCACACAGAAGCTGGGGGGGCCCAACATGGTGAGTTATGTGGGTAAAGGCAAATTGGAAGAAATTAAGCAGTATATAGAAAACGAGAAAGAAAATGACCGACCTGTTGGGATGGTTATTTTCGATGACGAGCTTTCTGCCAAGCAAATCAGAAACATAGAGAAAGAGCTTCAGGTCAAAATCTTAGACCGAACCTCTCTGATTCTCGACATTTTTGCCATGCGGGCTCAGACAGCCAATGCAAAGACACAGGTTGAATTGGCGCAATACCGATACATGCTGCCTCGCCTGCAACGCTTGTGGACCCACTTGGAACGGCAAGGTGGCGGCTCAGGTTCTGGTGGTGGAAAGGGCTCTGTTGGCTTGCGTGGTCCGGGTGAGACGCAGCTTGAAATGGACCGTCGAATCATTTTACAGCGCATCACGCTGCTCAAGCAACGGCTCATCGAGATTGACAAACAGAAAACCACACAGCGCAAGAACCGTGGAAGACTGATTCGCGTGGCCTTGGTGGGTTATACCAACGTGGGTAAGTCTACCTTGATGAACTTGTTGTCCAAGAGTGAGGTGTTCGCAGAGAACAAACTTTTTGCCACGTTAGACACCACGGTACGCAAAGTAGTGATTGAAAATCTTCCCTTTTTGCTGGCCGATACGGTGGGATTCATTCGGAAATTGCCCACCGACCTTGTTGATTCGTTCAAATCAACCCTTGACGAAGTACGCGAGGCCGATTTGCTGTTGCATGTCGTAGACATTTCGCATCCCGACTTTGAAGAACAAATCAGGGTGGTTGACAACACACTGAAGGAATTGGATGCAGCAGATAAGCCGACCATGATCGTCTTCAACAAGATAGATCAATACAGATGGGTTGAGAAAGCTCCTGATGACTTGACACCTCCTACACCAGAAAACCTTTCGTTAGAAGACTTGAAACGCACCTGGATGGCTAAGTTGAATGAAAACTGTGTCTTCATTTCGGCAAAACAAAAGCAAAACATTGACGAATTCAGGGAAACGTTGTACAAAGCCGTGCGGCAGTTGCATGTGCAGAAATATCCGTATAACGACTTCTTGTATCCAACTGATTAA
- a CDS encoding DUF4954 family protein yields the protein MKEFRPLTSEEINVLESHGCWAEDWSSVMVAEGFSPKYLSRVLFYGENRLGAFEEMLEVTKGFFKHSGIINATLRNVTVGDNNLIENVGNYINNYTIGDSCFISNICTLETTEGATYGEGNTISVLNEVGDGNVVLFRELNSQFAAFMVQHFQDKALKDAILRLIKESMALNESDQAWIGNCVKIVNTKELTNTIIFDDCEINGASRLSDCTILSSEAASVYIGTGVICENSIISHGSSIINSVKMQDCFVGETCQITNGFTASSSIFFANSYMANGEACAAFCGPFSSSHHKSSLLIGGMFSFYNAGSATNFSNHAYKMGPMHYGVLQRGCKTASGAYLLMPANIGTFSVCFGKLMYHPDTRSLPFSYLIAYGDIMYLSPGRNITTVGLYRDINKWPKRDLRPQHSQKSIVNFDWLSPFSVGEIVEGKKILEKLREASGDDVSTYNYHEYVINASSLKKGIKYYDIALHIYMGAVLKRVLKKDPALTPPTTTIGTGKWTDLAGLLLPVSEEERLIDDIKNGELETIDDVLQRFTDINEHYREYQWAWTYELIKNYYQLDTITLADADRIRTDYIKARRAWIAEIRKDAEKEFAMGDVEQNLFDNFIEKLDREVEYEN from the coding sequence ATGAAAGAGTTCAGGCCATTAACAAGCGAAGAGATTAATGTATTAGAAAGTCATGGCTGTTGGGCAGAAGACTGGTCATCCGTCATGGTTGCCGAGGGATTCAGTCCAAAGTATTTGAGTCGCGTCCTATTCTATGGCGAGAATCGTCTTGGTGCCTTTGAAGAAATGTTGGAGGTAACGAAGGGGTTTTTCAAGCATTCGGGCATTATCAACGCCACATTGAGAAACGTAACCGTAGGTGATAACAACCTGATAGAGAACGTTGGCAATTATATCAATAATTATACAATTGGCGACAGTTGTTTTATTTCAAACATTTGCACACTCGAGACTACCGAGGGAGCCACGTATGGCGAAGGCAACACCATTTCAGTATTAAATGAAGTGGGCGATGGCAACGTAGTGTTGTTCAGAGAATTAAACAGTCAGTTTGCCGCCTTCATGGTACAACATTTTCAAGACAAGGCACTCAAAGACGCCATACTCCGTCTCATCAAGGAGAGCATGGCTTTAAACGAATCGGACCAAGCATGGATTGGCAATTGTGTGAAAATCGTGAACACAAAAGAACTCACCAACACCATCATCTTTGATGATTGCGAAATCAACGGTGCATCACGTCTGAGCGACTGTACGATTCTTAGTTCAGAGGCCGCCAGCGTATATATTGGCACAGGTGTTATTTGCGAAAATTCCATCATCTCGCACGGATCTTCCATCATCAATAGTGTAAAGATGCAAGATTGCTTTGTGGGTGAGACCTGCCAGATAACAAATGGTTTTACGGCATCTTCCAGTATATTCTTCGCCAACAGCTATATGGCCAACGGCGAGGCTTGTGCAGCCTTCTGTGGTCCTTTCTCATCCAGTCATCACAAGAGCAGCCTGTTGATTGGCGGAATGTTTTCATTCTACAATGCTGGTTCCGCCACCAACTTTAGCAACCATGCGTATAAAATGGGGCCGATGCACTATGGCGTGCTGCAACGTGGATGCAAAACGGCCAGCGGTGCCTATCTGCTGATGCCAGCGAACATCGGCACATTCTCTGTATGTTTCGGCAAATTGATGTATCATCCTGACACGCGCAGCCTTCCGTTCTCCTACCTCATCGCCTATGGTGACATCATGTACTTGTCGCCGGGACGAAACATTACGACCGTTGGCCTTTACAGAGACATCAACAAGTGGCCGAAAAGAGATTTGCGTCCGCAACATTCACAAAAGAGTATCGTAAACTTCGATTGGCTTTCTCCCTTCTCTGTAGGCGAAATTGTGGAAGGAAAAAAGATTCTGGAGAAGCTGCGCGAAGCCTCGGGTGATGACGTTTCAACCTACAATTATCATGAATATGTCATCAATGCCAGTTCGCTAAAAAAAGGTATCAAATACTATGACATCGCACTTCACATCTACATGGGTGCGGTTTTGAAGCGAGTTTTGAAGAAAGACCCGGCACTTACACCGCCCACTACGACGATTGGAACTGGAAAATGGACAGACCTGGCCGGACTGCTGCTGCCTGTTTCAGAAGAAGAACGATTGATAGACGACATTAAAAATGGCGAACTCGAGACAATAGATGATGTGCTGCAAAGATTCACCGACATCAACGAACACTATCGAGAGTACCAGTGGGCTTGGACATACGAACTCATTAAGAATTATTATCAACTCGACACCATCACCTTGGCGGATGCCGATCGCATTCGTACAGATTACATCAAGGCGCGTCGGGCATGGATAGCCGAGATTAGAAAAGATGCTGAGAAAGAGTTTGCCATGGGTGACGTAGAACAAAATTTATTCGATAACTTCATTGAAAAACTGGATCGAGAGGTTGAATACGAGAACTGA
- a CDS encoding M16 family metallopeptidase produces the protein MRTRFIWSSLLLILFQSSLYAKVYDYQTVTGDPMKARIYTLDNGLKVYLSVNKEKPRIQTYIAVKTGSRNDPAETTGLAHYLEHLMFKGTKQFGTTNAEKEAAYLQDITQRYEKYRLLTDAAERKQAYHEIDSISQLAAKYNIPNEYDKLMAAIGSEGSNAFTSNDITCYVENIPANEVENWAKIQADRFQNMVIRGFHTELEAVYEEFNIGLSNDGRKQWNALNAKLFPTHPYGTQTTIGTQAHLKNPSIVNIQNYFKRYYVPNNVAICMAGDMNPDEVIAILDKYFGAWKKNPTLSYPTFAPQADLKASVDTTVVGLEAENVLLAWKFDGAASMQNDTLTLVDKILSNGHAGLLDLNLNQSMKVLESGSFVNALADYSSFCMEGLPKEGQSLEEVKQLLLAEVDKLKQGAFADDLLSSIINNTKRDYYKSLQSNRSRVSMLTDAFINNQRWEDVVNRLDRLAKISKQDIMAFANKHFKDNFVCVYKKQGEDTTQKKIDKPQITPIPSNRNESSAFLRDIKNAHATPIQPQFLDFKRDLTFTETKKKLPIVYKHNSDDGLFNLVFNWDFGTTANKEYAVACDYISYLGTSKKSAEDIKREFYKLACSFNIIANPRKIAILLSGLDENMPKAVKLLNELMTDAKPDAKAYEQYVALTLKARQDDKNDQRKNFNALRRYAMYGPYNQVRNIVSEQELKALQPQHLVDLFRSLKQYEQSVLYYGPTRTQQLSACLDKLYEPAKNRKPALKNKDYQEQTTPQNEVYIAPYNAKNIYMVMYHNENKPFDAKQAAVGTLFNEYFGGGMNTVVFQELREARGLAYSASAFYNNSPLRGHPEYAQTYIITQNDKMMDCIKVFNNILDTIPQSKAAFDIAKQGLTKQLASLRVTRSGVLQAYLDAKERGLDYDENERIYQALPTITMQDIVNFEQKHMARKPYRYVILGDEKNLNMEALQKIGNIKRLSTEEIFGY, from the coding sequence ATGAGAACAAGATTTATATGGTCAAGCTTACTGCTCATACTGTTTCAAAGTAGTCTTTATGCAAAAGTATACGATTACCAAACAGTGACGGGTGACCCCATGAAAGCCCGCATCTACACATTGGATAACGGACTGAAAGTTTATCTTAGCGTGAACAAAGAGAAACCTCGCATTCAAACTTACATTGCCGTTAAGACCGGAAGTAGGAACGATCCGGCTGAAACTACGGGGTTGGCGCATTATTTAGAGCACTTGATGTTTAAGGGAACCAAGCAGTTTGGCACCACCAATGCAGAGAAAGAGGCTGCTTATCTGCAAGACATCACACAGCGATATGAGAAATATCGCTTGCTGACCGATGCTGCCGAACGTAAACAGGCATACCATGAAATTGACAGTATATCACAGTTGGCTGCCAAATACAACATTCCCAATGAATATGACAAGCTGATGGCGGCCATCGGTTCTGAAGGGTCTAATGCTTTTACCAGCAACGACATCACCTGTTATGTAGAGAACATTCCGGCCAATGAAGTAGAAAATTGGGCTAAAATTCAAGCCGACCGGTTTCAAAATATGGTGATCAGAGGCTTTCATACCGAATTGGAAGCGGTGTACGAAGAATTCAACATCGGGCTTTCGAACGACGGAAGAAAGCAGTGGAACGCACTCAATGCCAAATTGTTTCCTACACATCCCTATGGCACACAAACCACTATCGGCACACAGGCTCATCTTAAAAATCCATCAATCGTAAACATCCAAAACTATTTCAAACGCTACTATGTGCCCAACAACGTGGCTATCTGCATGGCAGGCGACATGAATCCGGATGAAGTGATAGCCATCTTGGACAAATATTTCGGAGCATGGAAGAAGAACCCGACACTATCCTACCCTACCTTCGCACCGCAAGCCGACCTGAAAGCCAGTGTAGACACCACAGTAGTGGGATTGGAAGCAGAGAATGTATTGTTGGCCTGGAAGTTCGATGGTGCTGCATCCATGCAAAATGACACACTTACCTTGGTGGATAAAATATTGAGCAACGGGCATGCGGGGCTGTTAGATTTGAACCTCAATCAAAGCATGAAGGTTTTAGAGAGCGGTTCGTTCGTCAATGCCTTGGCCGATTATTCTTCTTTCTGCATGGAGGGATTACCCAAAGAGGGACAGTCTTTGGAAGAGGTCAAACAGCTATTGTTGGCCGAGGTTGACAAACTAAAACAGGGAGCATTTGCCGATGACTTGCTCTCGTCAATCATCAACAACACCAAACGCGATTATTACAAATCGCTACAGTCAAACCGTTCGCGCGTTTCTATGCTGACCGATGCCTTCATTAACAATCAGAGATGGGAAGATGTGGTCAATCGTTTGGATAGATTGGCAAAGATTTCTAAACAAGACATCATGGCCTTTGCCAACAAACACTTCAAAGACAACTTTGTTTGTGTGTACAAGAAGCAAGGCGAAGACACGACGCAAAAGAAGATAGACAAGCCACAAATCACCCCTATCCCCAGCAACCGCAACGAGAGCAGTGCATTTTTGCGTGACATAAAAAATGCACACGCCACGCCCATACAGCCGCAATTCCTTGATTTCAAGCGCGACTTAACCTTCACTGAGACTAAAAAGAAGCTACCTATTGTGTACAAACACAACAGCGATGACGGACTTTTTAACCTTGTTTTCAATTGGGATTTCGGCACAACTGCTAACAAAGAGTATGCAGTGGCGTGTGATTACATCAGCTACCTGGGTACCTCTAAGAAATCGGCAGAGGACATCAAACGCGAGTTTTACAAACTGGCCTGCAGCTTCAACATCATAGCCAATCCGCGCAAGATCGCCATTTTGTTGTCAGGATTGGATGAGAATATGCCCAAAGCGGTAAAATTGCTCAACGAACTGATGACCGATGCGAAACCCGATGCAAAAGCGTACGAACAATATGTTGCATTAACATTGAAAGCAAGGCAAGACGACAAGAACGATCAACGCAAAAATTTCAATGCTTTAAGAAGGTATGCCATGTATGGACCGTACAACCAAGTGCGGAATATTGTAAGCGAACAAGAACTGAAAGCCTTACAGCCACAGCATTTGGTTGATTTGTTTCGATCGCTCAAACAATACGAACAATCTGTGCTATACTACGGCCCAACGAGAACACAACAGCTTTCTGCCTGCCTTGACAAGCTGTATGAGCCTGCCAAGAACAGAAAACCTGCATTGAAAAACAAAGACTATCAAGAACAAACCACACCGCAAAACGAAGTGTACATTGCTCCATACAATGCTAAAAACATTTACATGGTGATGTATCACAACGAGAACAAACCTTTTGATGCCAAGCAGGCAGCGGTAGGAACTCTATTCAACGAATACTTTGGCGGTGGCATGAACACCGTTGTTTTCCAAGAGTTGCGTGAAGCAAGAGGGTTGGCTTATAGCGCATCAGCATTTTACAACAACAGTCCGTTGAGAGGTCATCCTGAGTATGCACAAACATATATTATCACTCAAAACGACAAAATGATGGATTGCATCAAGGTGTTCAACAATATTTTAGACACCATTCCGCAAAGTAAAGCTGCTTTCGACATAGCCAAACAGGGTTTGACGAAGCAGCTGGCCAGCCTTCGCGTCACACGCAGTGGTGTACTTCAAGCCTATTTGGATGCCAAAGAAAGAGGCCTTGATTATGATGAAAACGAAAGAATCTATCAAGCCTTGCCTACCATCACCATGCAAGATATTGTCAATTTCGAGCAAAAACACATGGCACGCAAGCCCTATCGTTACGTCATTCTGGGCGATGAGAAGAATTTAAACATGGAGGCTCTACAGAAAATTGGCAACATCAAACGTCTTTCTACCGAAGAGATATTTGGATATTGA
- a CDS encoding fumarate hydratase, whose product MAQTPEFKYAPMFQMGNDETEYYLLTKDGVSVSEFEGKPILKVTPEALTMLTQQAFHNVSFMLRRTHNEQVAKILTDPEASDNDKYVALSFLRNAEVASKGKLPLCQDTGTAIVHGEKGQQVWTDFCDEEAISRGVYNTYTQDNLRYSQNAPLNMYDEVNTRCNLPAQIDLEATEGMEYRFLFVTKGGGSANKTYLYQMTKAIIQNPGTLVPFLVEKMKSLGTAACPPYHIAFVIGGTSAEKNLLTVKLASTHYYDNLPTSGDETGRAFRDVALEKELLDEAHKIGLGAQFGGKYMAHDIRVVRLPRHGASCPIGMGVSCSADRNIKAKINREGLWIEKLDENPGSLIPEELRQAGEGDVVKINLDQPMADICKELSQYPVSTRVSLNGTIIVARDIAHAKLKARLDAGEELPEYFKNHPILYAGPAKTPEGMPCGSMGPTTANRMDPYVDEFQDHGGSMVMIAKGNRTQVVTDACQKHGGFYLGSIGGPAAVLSMNSIKSIECVEYPELGMEAIWKIDVVDFPAFILVDDKGNDFFKQLKPWTPSCTK is encoded by the coding sequence ATGGCACAAACACCTGAATTCAAGTATGCGCCCATGTTTCAAATGGGCAATGACGAAACTGAGTATTATTTATTAACAAAAGACGGCGTATCGGTGAGCGAATTTGAGGGCAAACCCATTCTAAAGGTAACCCCAGAAGCTCTAACCATGCTCACCCAACAAGCCTTTCACAACGTGAGTTTCATGTTGCGCCGCACTCACAACGAACAAGTAGCGAAGATTTTAACCGACCCTGAGGCGTCGGACAACGACAAGTATGTGGCTCTCTCCTTCTTGCGCAATGCAGAAGTAGCATCAAAAGGCAAACTGCCACTTTGCCAAGACACGGGTACGGCTATTGTTCACGGTGAAAAAGGACAACAGGTATGGACGGACTTTTGCGATGAAGAAGCCATCTCTCGTGGCGTTTACAACACCTACACACAAGACAACCTGCGCTACTCACAGAATGCACCCCTCAATATGTACGACGAGGTGAACACCAGATGCAACCTTCCAGCACAGATTGACTTAGAGGCAACAGAGGGAATGGAATATCGATTCCTATTCGTTACCAAGGGAGGCGGCTCTGCCAACAAGACCTATCTATACCAAATGACCAAAGCCATTATTCAAAACCCTGGCACCTTGGTTCCTTTCTTGGTAGAGAAAATGAAATCATTAGGTACAGCTGCTTGTCCACCTTACCACATTGCATTCGTCATTGGAGGCACCTCGGCAGAGAAAAACCTGCTCACCGTGAAGTTAGCGTCTACTCATTATTATGACAACCTGCCCACCTCGGGAGATGAAACAGGACGTGCTTTCCGCGATGTAGCACTGGAGAAGGAACTTTTAGACGAAGCACACAAGATTGGACTGGGTGCTCAGTTTGGTGGTAAGTACATGGCTCACGATATTCGGGTGGTACGCTTGCCGCGCCATGGTGCATCGTGTCCCATCGGAATGGGCGTCAGTTGTTCGGCAGACCGCAACATCAAAGCCAAGATTAACAGAGAGGGTTTGTGGATTGAGAAGTTGGACGAAAATCCAGGTTCACTCATTCCAGAGGAATTACGTCAAGCTGGTGAAGGCGATGTGGTGAAAATCAACCTCGATCAACCCATGGCAGACATCTGCAAAGAGCTGTCGCAATATCCCGTATCTACACGTGTGAGTCTCAACGGTACTATCATCGTGGCACGCGACATCGCACATGCCAAGCTCAAAGCACGTCTCGATGCAGGCGAAGAGTTGCCCGAATACTTCAAAAACCATCCTATTCTCTATGCTGGTCCTGCGAAGACTCCGGAGGGAATGCCTTGTGGCAGTATGGGCCCTACTACCGCAAACCGCATGGATCCTTATGTAGACGAGTTCCAAGATCATGGCGGTTCGATGGTGATGATTGCCAAAGGCAACCGCACACAAGTGGTGACCGATGCTTGTCAAAAGCACGGAGGTTTCTATTTGGGTAGCATTGGCGGTCCTGCTGCTGTGCTGTCGATGAACTCTATTAAGAGCATTGAGTGCGTGGAATATCCCGAACTTGGCATGGAAGCCATTTGGAAAATTGACGTTGTCGACTTCCCTGCTTTCATCTTAGTAGACGACAAGGGAAACGATTTCTTCAAACAACTGAAACCTTGGACACCTTCTTGCACAAAATAA
- a CDS encoding DUF5715 family protein gives MKISKKRYLQGFALCVVFLGMVRCVFPDVAGNRAAKDISSPSNHFDSLTLKDKFHEDHAVKSVAANNPEARPNMRSKFFNADGSLVKNRIYSVQNFSKSFPDQNDVQLVAANKLGVKPVLDRAEAESRKAELVYIGANPYFYVDRLKSSIPYLVPQAAVLLQDIGRNFFDSLQVKGIPLHKIIVTSVMRSREDIERLRGHNGNAKSNSCHLYGTTFDIGYNRYITVQDPNGPARRQVRNDSLKWVLSEVLNDLRNLNRCYVKYEIHQGCFHVTTR, from the coding sequence ATGAAGATTTCAAAGAAGAGATACTTACAAGGTTTTGCCCTCTGCGTTGTGTTTTTGGGCATGGTGCGTTGCGTCTTTCCTGATGTTGCGGGCAATAGGGCTGCAAAGGATATCTCTTCCCCGAGTAATCATTTTGATTCGCTGACGCTGAAAGACAAGTTTCATGAAGATCATGCTGTTAAATCCGTTGCTGCGAACAACCCTGAAGCTCGTCCGAATATGCGCTCAAAATTTTTCAATGCAGATGGATCACTTGTTAAAAACCGAATTTATAGCGTCCAGAATTTTTCCAAATCGTTTCCTGATCAGAATGATGTTCAGCTCGTTGCCGCCAATAAGTTGGGGGTGAAGCCGGTGCTTGATCGTGCCGAAGCTGAAAGTAGAAAGGCTGAGTTGGTATATATTGGTGCGAATCCTTATTTCTATGTTGATCGCTTAAAAAGCAGTATTCCTTATCTGGTGCCACAGGCTGCCGTATTGCTTCAAGACATTGGCCGCAATTTTTTTGACAGTCTGCAAGTGAAAGGAATTCCCCTTCACAAAATTATTGTTACCAGCGTGATGCGAAGTCGTGAGGACATTGAGCGGTTGAGAGGCCATAATGGCAATGCTAAGTCAAACAGTTGCCATCTCTATGGAACAACTTTCGACATTGGTTATAATCGTTATATTACTGTACAAGACCCAAATGGACCTGCCCGCCGACAGGTTCGTAACGATAGCTTGAAGTGGGTGTTAAGTGAAGTGCTGAACGATTTGCGCAATCTTAACCGCTGCTATGTAAAATACGAAATACACCAAGGATGCTTTCACGTTACGACACGATAG